From Vitis vinifera cultivar Pinot Noir 40024 chromosome 14, ASM3070453v1, a single genomic window includes:
- the LOC100250866 gene encoding protein NUCLEAR FUSION DEFECTIVE 6, mitochondrial, with protein sequence MASSSARRFLQRSSSTTRAYLSRNQRPPTSPSVVSAPSSLAGVASSQSTPAARFSRLKYPSCSSRLPVELASTVSMMPLHSATASALLNSMLSSKVGSWGWLSEGFATPL encoded by the exons ATGGCGTCAAGCTCCGCTAGACGATTTCTTCAGAGATCGAGTTCGACGACTCGGGCCTACCTGAGTCGCAACCAGCGGCCACCAACTTCGCCATCTGTGGTTTCAGCCCCATCTAGCCTCGCTGGGGTCGCGTCCTCACAGTCCACTCCTGCTGCTCGCTTCTCTCGCCTTAAATATCCCTCGTGTTCTTCCAG GCTTCCTGTGGAGTTGGCTAGTACAGTGTCGATGATGCCTTTGCACTCTGCTACCGCTTCTGCTTTGCTTAATTCTATGTTATCTTCAAAGGTCGGCAGCTGGGGTTGGCTCTCTGAAG GATTTGCCACTCCACTATAG
- the LOC100261093 gene encoding formate dehydrogenase, mitochondrial isoform X2, translating to MAMMKRVAESAVRAFALGSTSGALTKHLHASAGSKKIVGVFYKANEYAAMNPNFVGCVEGALGIRDWLESQGHQYIVTDDKEGPDCELEKHIPDLHVLISTPFHPAYVTAERIKKAKNLQLLLTAGIGSDHIDLKAAAAAGLTVAEVTGSNVVSVAEDELMRILILVRNFLPGHHQVISGEWNVAGIAYRAYDLEGKTVGTVGAGRIGRLLLQRLKPFNCNLLYHDRIKMDPELENQIGAKFEEDVDVMLPKCDIIVINMPLTEKTKGMFNKERIAKLKKGVLIVNNARGAIMDTQAVADACSSGHIAGYSGDVWYPQPAPKDHPWRYMPNQAMTPHISGTTIDAQLRYAAGVKDMLDRYFKGEDFPAQHYIVKEGQLASQYQ from the exons atggcgATGATGAAGCGAGTTGCTGAGTCTGCGGTTAGGGCTTTTGCTCTGGGTTCTACTTCCGGGGCTCTTACCAAGCACCTCCAT GCTTCAGCTGGAAGCAAAAAGATTGTTGGGGTGTTTTACAAGGCCAATGAATATGCTGCCATGAATCCCAACTTTGTGGGCTGTGTTGAGGGAGCCTTGGGCATTCGAGATTGGTTGGAATCACAAGGGCACCAGTACATTGTTACTGATGACAAAGAAGGGCCAGATTGTG AACTTGAAAAGCACATTCCCGACCTCCATGTTCTCATATCTACCCCCTTCCACCCTGCCTATGTAACGGCAGAGAGGATCAAGAAGGCCAAAAATCTACAACTTCTGCTTACAGCTGGAATCGGATCTGATCATATTGATTTGAAGGCAGCTGCTGCTGCTGGGCTAACAGTTGCTGAGGTCACTGGTAGCAACGTAGTGTCTGTTGCAGAAGATGAGCTCATGAGAATCCTCATTCTTGTCCGGAATTTCTTGCCTGGACACCATCAGGTTATTAGTGGGGAGTGGAATGTTGCAGGTATTGCTTACAGAGCTTATGATCTTGAAGGCAAGACAGTGGGAACTGTTGGTGCTGGACGTATTGGTAGGCTTTTGCTCCAGCGATTGAAGCCTTTCAACTGTAATCTCCTCTATCATGATCGGATTAAAATGGACCCAGAATTGGAGAATCAGATAGGAGCAAAGTTTGAAGAGGATGTTGATGTGATGCTTCCCAAATGTGACATAATTGTCATCAACATGCCTCTTACTGAAAAAACAAA AGGAATGTTCAACAAAGAGAGGATTGCAAAGTTGAAAAAGGGAGTTCTAATTGTTAACAATGCTCGAGGAGCAATCATGGATACACAAGCTGTTGCCGATGCATGCTCCAGTGGGCATATTGCAG GTTACAGTGGGGATGTTTGGTATCCACAGCCAGCCCCCAAGGACCATCCATGGCGGTACATGCCAAACCAAGCTATGACCCCTCATATTTCTGGCACCACCATTGATGCACAG TTGCGATACGCAGCTGGAGTGAAGGACATGCTAGACAGGTACTTCAAGGGAGAAGACTTTCCGGCACAACATTACATCGTCAAGGAGGGCCAACTAGCAAGCCAGTACCAGTAA
- the LOC100261093 gene encoding formate dehydrogenase, mitochondrial isoform X1 yields the protein MAMMKRVAESAVRAFALGSTSGALTKHLHASAGSKKIVGVFYKANEYAAMNPNFVGCVEGALGIRDWLESQGHQYIVTDDKEGPDCELEKHIPDLHVLISTPFHPAYVTAERIKKAKNLQLLLTAGIGSDHIDLKAAAAAGLTVAEVTGSNVVSVAEDELMRILILVRNFLPGHHQVISGEWNVAGIAYRAYDLEGKTVGTVGAGRIGRLLLQRLKPFNCNLLYHDRIKMDPELENQIGAKFEEDVDVMLPKCDIIVINMPLTEKTKGMFNKERIAKLKKGVLIVNNARGAIMDTQAVADACSSGHIAGYSGDVWYPQPAPKDHPWRYMPNQAMTPHISGTTIDAQVPKFLLFFSFPSRIFAFLMLVTHKMANGTILCSCDTQLE from the exons atggcgATGATGAAGCGAGTTGCTGAGTCTGCGGTTAGGGCTTTTGCTCTGGGTTCTACTTCCGGGGCTCTTACCAAGCACCTCCAT GCTTCAGCTGGAAGCAAAAAGATTGTTGGGGTGTTTTACAAGGCCAATGAATATGCTGCCATGAATCCCAACTTTGTGGGCTGTGTTGAGGGAGCCTTGGGCATTCGAGATTGGTTGGAATCACAAGGGCACCAGTACATTGTTACTGATGACAAAGAAGGGCCAGATTGTG AACTTGAAAAGCACATTCCCGACCTCCATGTTCTCATATCTACCCCCTTCCACCCTGCCTATGTAACGGCAGAGAGGATCAAGAAGGCCAAAAATCTACAACTTCTGCTTACAGCTGGAATCGGATCTGATCATATTGATTTGAAGGCAGCTGCTGCTGCTGGGCTAACAGTTGCTGAGGTCACTGGTAGCAACGTAGTGTCTGTTGCAGAAGATGAGCTCATGAGAATCCTCATTCTTGTCCGGAATTTCTTGCCTGGACACCATCAGGTTATTAGTGGGGAGTGGAATGTTGCAGGTATTGCTTACAGAGCTTATGATCTTGAAGGCAAGACAGTGGGAACTGTTGGTGCTGGACGTATTGGTAGGCTTTTGCTCCAGCGATTGAAGCCTTTCAACTGTAATCTCCTCTATCATGATCGGATTAAAATGGACCCAGAATTGGAGAATCAGATAGGAGCAAAGTTTGAAGAGGATGTTGATGTGATGCTTCCCAAATGTGACATAATTGTCATCAACATGCCTCTTACTGAAAAAACAAA AGGAATGTTCAACAAAGAGAGGATTGCAAAGTTGAAAAAGGGAGTTCTAATTGTTAACAATGCTCGAGGAGCAATCATGGATACACAAGCTGTTGCCGATGCATGCTCCAGTGGGCATATTGCAG GTTACAGTGGGGATGTTTGGTATCCACAGCCAGCCCCCAAGGACCATCCATGGCGGTACATGCCAAACCAAGCTATGACCCCTCATATTTCTGGCACCACCATTGATGCACAGGTACCCAAGTTTCTACTTTTCTTCTCCTTCCCTTCCCGTATTTTTGCTTTTCTCATGCTTGTAACTCATAAAATGGCCAATGGGACAATATTGTGCAGTTGCGATACGCAGCTGGAGTGA
- the LOC100266403 gene encoding photosystem I assembly factor PSA3, chloroplastic, producing MVVVTVNSTALSSSHTPHLHTTSHKPSSFSLLNSLQIYTNPTKPTRSRPPYSNGALSIRSYMEDNNSLSSLANRVIGSLPIIGLAARIFNDEGGLGGDIIDFAEFRRRVGKKCSINDSRAFYEFQDRRGRAGDPLYVLLCCWLAAVGAGLLKSEEILEGVARLRISNDIEFEEQNFIAIMNEARERRSKLRAATPTIPMEIRAEKALEAIYVCCFGKDPIEEEDERLLQIILLAVFPSVQKPEIERIVKDKSKKVAEGGEDNNYPEPKALSKEAVQLQMKDLQFLKQNSET from the exons ATGGTGGTTGTGACTGTTAACTCCACTGCATTATCTTCTTCACACACCCCCCATCTCCACACCACATCCCACAAGccctcttcattttctcttctcaATTCCCTCCAAATCTACACCAACCCAACAAAGCCGACCCGGTCCAGACCTCCATACTCCAATGGGGCCTTATCCATCAGGTCGTACATGGAGGATAACAACTCTTTGTCCAGTTTAGCCAACCGGGTCATCGGTTCTCTCCCTATTATCGGCCTGGCAGCCAGAATTTTCAATGACGAAGGTGGCCTCGGCGGCGACATCATCGATTTCGCCGAGTTCCGGAGGCGGGTCGGGAAGAAATGTAGTATAAACGATTCGCGAGCCTTCTATGAGTTCCAAGATCGGCGAGGCAGg GCAGGAGATCCTTTGTATGTCCTACTATGTTGTTGGTTAGCAGCAGTGGGTGCTGGTCTGCTCAAATCTGAGGAAATTTTGGAGGGGGTGGCGAGACTTAGAATCTCAAATGACATTGAGTTCGAGGAACAGAATTTTATTGCCATTATGAATGAGGCCAGAGAG AGGCGGTCAAAACTAAGGGCTGCTACCCCTACCATCCCCATGGAGATTCGAGCAGAGAAAGCTCTTGAAGCTATTTATGTCTGTTGCTTTGGAAAGGACCCTatagaggaagaagatgaaagaCTACTGCAAATCATACTACTTGCTGTTTTCCCATCAGTTCAGAAGCCAGAGATAGAAAGGATCGTCAAAGACAAATCAAAGAAAGTAGCAGAGGGTGGTGAAGACAACAATTATCCTGAGCCAAAAGCCTTATCTAAAGAGGCAGTACAACTGCAAATGAAAGACCTTCAATTTCTTAAACAAAATAGTGAGACTTAA
- the LOC100245722 gene encoding uncharacterized protein LOC100245722: MGAHCNGDVSIHSFACSQDCRFSKRIYDNVHGNIYLDPLFLKFMDTEQFQRLRDLKQLGMAHMVYPGAVHSRFEHSLGVYWLAGQAIHKLKTQQGFELGIDCFDIRTVKLAGLLHDIGHGPYSHLFEREFLPRVHGGRKWSHEQMSVKMVDYIVDEHHIDIDSETIKQVKEMIVASCGTSQAKSSREKHFLYDIVANGRNGIDVDKFDYIVRDSRACGLGCNVEFQRIMEDMRVLGDEICYRYKDYLTIYKLFATRADLYRTVYTHAKVKAIDLMVLDALVKANDYLEISSHIDDPAQYWKLDDTIIKTIETAPDQELRESRDLIRRIRRRDLYRFCNEYAVPRDKLENFKDVTVQDIVCSQKNGAILREEDVVVDNVKIDLTRGKHNPLESVRFFQDYESDEKFSISDDRISHLLPTSYQDMIVRVYSKKPELVGAISEAFENFQVKTYGIKAQVHATPEKKIRRR, translated from the exons ATGGGAGCTCACTGCAACGGCGACGTTTCAATTCACAGCTTCGCTTGCTCTCAGGATTGCAGATTCTCCAAGCGTATTTACGACAATGTCCACGGCAACATTTACCTTGATCCA CTGTTTTTGAAGTTTATGGACACTGAACAGTTTCAGAG GCTTCGTGATCTAAAACAACTTG GTATGGCACACATGGTTTATCCTGGGGCGGTGCATTCTAGGTTTGAACATTCTCTTGGGGTGTATTGGCTTGCTGGTCAAGCCATTCACAAACTTAAAACTCAACAA GGATTTGAGCTTGGTATTGATTGTTTTGACATACGAACAGTGAAACTTGCag GACTCCTGCATGATATTGGACATGGACCTTATAGTCACTTGTTTGAACGTGAGTTTCTTCCTCGTGTTCATGGTGGCCGCAAATG GTCTCATGAGCAAATGTCAGTGAAGATGGTTGACTATATTGTTGATGAGCACCATATTGACATTGACTCCGAAACCATTAAACAAGTTAAA GAAATGATAGTAGCTAGCTGTGGAACTTCACAGGCAAAA AGCTCAAGAGAGAAGCATTTCTTGTATGATATTGTTGCAAATGGTCGAAATGGAATTGATGTGGACAA ATTTGATTACATAGTCCGAGACTCTAGAGCTTGTGGCCTGGGATGCAACGTTGAGTTTCagag GATAATGGAGGACATGCGGGTTTTGGGTGATGAGATATGCTACCGTTATAAAGATT ATCTTACCATCTACAAGTTATTTGCCACCCGTGCTGATCTGTATCGAACGGTGTATACACATGCAAAAGTAAAG GCAATAGATCTTATGGTACTTGATGCCCTGGTGAAGGCAAATGATTATCTAGAAATTTCATCTCACATTGATGACCCTGCTCAATACTGGAAG TTAGATGACACAATCATTAAAACTATTGAAACAGCTCCAGACCAGGAGCTAAGGGAGTCTAGAGATTTGATACGTCGCATCAGAAGAAGGGATTTATACCGG TTCTGTAATGAGTATGCTGTTCCAAGGGACAAACTAGAAAATTTCAAAGATGTCACAGTGCAAGATATTGTTTGTTCCCAG AAAAATGGAGCCATACTAAGAGAAGAGGATGTTGTTGTTGACAATGTCAAGATTGATTTGACTCGGGGAAAGCATAACCCTCTTGAAAG CGTCAGATTTTTTCAG GATTATGAGAGTGATGAGAAATTCTCGATAAGTGATGATCGCATCAGTCACTTGCTGCCAACTTCTTATCAAGATATGATAGTGAGGGTGTACTCCAAAAAGCCTGAACTG GTTGGAGCAATTTCCGaggcttttgaaaattttcaggtgAAGACCTATGGAATCAAGGCACAAGTACACGCTACACCAGAGAAGAAAATAAGGCGAAGGTAG